Below is a window of Clostridiales bacterium DNA.
GGGGTTTGCTATGGCAAAAAAGAAGCTGGACATTGAGGTGTTTTCTGCGTGGAACACTTATGCGGTCAGTATGATGAGTGTACTGGAGCACTGTGGAATGTGGAATAAGGAGTACACTTTTCAGAGGTTCTTAAATGTAACGGGCATTGCATCGCAGTTTTGTGTGGATGAAAATTGCAGTGCGCTGCCGATTACGGATTATGACTGGATGGAGGAACATGCTCGTTTTACGGAGCGAATCGGTGTACGGACGAAGAAGTACTATGCCGCACCGGGTGCAGAGGAGTATTCCGTAAAGCAGAAGGAAGCGATTACGGCAATCAAAAAAAGTATCGAGGATGGCAAAGCCTGCGTAGTATGGGGCATCGATACAGGTGAGTTTGGCGTGATTTACGGTTACGACGATGAGGACAAGGTGTTCTTTTCGAAAGGAATCGGGAGTCGGAATGTGAATGCCAGCATGCCGGTTTTATACAATAATCTGGGGAAAACCTTTGAATGGGCCCCGGTGTTATATTGCGAAATTCCGGAAGCCGCACAAGAGGCAGATTGGAATCAGGCTTATGCGGAGGCGCTTCGTCTGTATGTACAGGGGATGAAAGCAATCTGTGATAATGGACGATCATACGGTTTGGCAGTGTATGAAACAATTGTGAAAGCAATACGGGAGGATCGATTGGATTCCTTTGGTTTTAAGTATTGCATCGGGATTTTTTATGAAAGAAAGGAAGCATTATTACTGTATCTGGAGGAGCAGCAAAAGGGTCAGACGAATGAATTACTGGAGAAGCTGACAGAGTCGTTCCGGACGACAGTTGAGTTATACCGCAGGTTAATGTTTGAGATACTCGGCGGAGGAACCGAAGGATGGAATTCCCTGTTTGAACCGGTGGATAAGACGTGTTATCCGGAGATTGTTCATGTGCTGGAAGAGTTAAAAGCAAGTGAGGAACGGAACGTGGAGCTTGCGGAGCATGTGGCAGACAGGATATAAAACAAAACAGTAAGTACTTGAAATTATGCGGAAATGCTTGGATGCCTGATGGTAACATGCGAGATCCCCGTAGGAGACCAATCGTATTACGGCTGGCTTATATCCGTGGATGATTTGTCTTTTGATCCACGGCTTATGCTTCCATCAATATGGACGGAAGGATAATGGTCCCTTAATGAAAAGCAAAATCGGAAGATATATTTTGATGTTCCGTTTCATTGGAGGCAGAGATGAAAGACTTCAATTCGTATTTTGAATCGATTCCTGAGTTGGAAACAGAGCGGTTGCGATTAACTGCATTTACAAGAGAAGATATGGACGCTTATTTTGACATATTGCGAGATCCTAAAGTACAAGAATATCTTGGAGGAGGAGTTCCGGTTTTTGACAAAGAGCCGCATATCAGCAATTGGCTGAGGAATATAAACGATCGGCTGTTGAAAAGGAAGATTGTTTTTACCTGGTGTATAAGGGACAAAGAAAGCAATCGGGTGGTTGGTCGTATTGATTTGGGAGGCTTTGTAAAGAAAACAGCAGCTGAGATTTCGTATCACCTATCAAGTGATTTTTGGGGCCGTGAGATTGCCACAGAGGCCGTAGAAAGGGTGACCAGGTTCGGCTTGGATGAGCTGGGACTTGCGAGAATACAAGGCCTTGTCAGGATAGAGAATCAAGCATCAATTCGCGTATTGGAAAAGAATGGATATCTCAGGGAAGGCTTGCTGCATCATTATCCTTTCGGGCGTGAATTTCATGATGTGGTGATGCTTGCAATCGTCAGATGAATTCCAGTTTTTCGGAGTTTGAGAAAAAATCCGATGAAATTACCGCCACTGGCGGTCATCGGATTCTTTCCCCCGTCGATGTGAACGATGTGCTCTGCCCAGGCGTACGAGTTGTCAAACGAATCCAGATGAGTGGACACTCTTCCGTAGCCCTTGAAATATGGGCTTTTTTCATTTTTGGGGGTGTTCACCGGAGGGGTGTTCAAAGGGGTGTTCACGAAGATGAACACGGGGGTGTTCAAGGGTGTTCAGGGGGGGGTCATGCACTGGATCCATTCAGATGATCTGCAGACCGTCCGCATGATTCTTCGCTCGCATCGGACGTTGACCGTCCGTAATACGGCGAATCACCATAATACCGGTCTTTCAGAGTACAGCCAGACCAATATCTGCGAAAATAGTAATAATCATCGCAGTACCGGTTATAGTGATAATCATAGACAGTTCTCTTTTCAAAAAGCCGGAATCCGCTCTTCTCCGCTGTTCTGCGGGATGCCGGATTGTCTGTGTCCATGACCACAGTCAGATAATCAACTCCGTGTGCCCGGCAGAAATCCTCAGCAAATGCCTCTGCAGCTTCGGATGCATAACCCTTTCCGGTATAGGTGCCGATCATCATCCAACCAAGGTCATACTCATGGAGCATATTCTGCTTGCAGAAAGAAAGAGCCCCCATGACTTCGCCGGTTCCCTTGTTTTCAATGGCATAGCATCGCCATGCATCAGTGTCGCCGTCTTCCTCAATCTTTCGGAAGGCGCGGATATACCCCTGCATATCAGCTGGTCCTGCATCAACATCCAGAAAATCCGGGCAGAATTCCATCACCTGTGGATCAGTTTTGATCCTGTACAGCGCCTCAGTCTCTTCCTCACGGAACGTACGGACGATCAACCTTGCCGTCTCAATCATCATTATTTTCACTCCGCGCCTTTTTCGCGGTCGTATTTCCCGGAAAAGGCTTCAATATATTTCATAGCAAAGGACTTCAGATCACAGTTAGAATCCACCAGAGACGCTTCCTCTCCATGGAGCCATGAAACAATGTCGTTCAGCCCCCATGTTGTAAAAACCTCAATACCGTTTTGTTTTGCGACCTCCGGGAAACTGGTGAAAATAGATTCCTGAATCATTTTCGTACTGTGGTTGCTTACGTCAAATTCCGTAATCTGCAGTTCCACGCCCAGGCGTTTGCAATGGTCGAACATTTCCTCTATATATTGCCGGGTTTCATTTTCAGATCCCCAGAAATGGCACTGCATTCCGAATCCGTCGATCAGCCTGACTCCGTGTTCCTGCTCATACGCTTTGATCCGGCTAATCACTTTTTTGAAAATGATATGTTTTTCCCTGTTTCCCTCATTGTTATCATTATAGAACAGCTTGATCTGATCCCCAAACACTTCCCGAGCCAGGCGGAAGATCTCAACATAATAGTCCTTTCCTAACAATTTATACCAGTCGTCAATTCGGACGCCCTCGTCATCCACATCATATACGGGCTTTCCTTCTTCCCGGAGGATTCTGATTTCATCAGGATCTGCCGCAATCTCATTGATCAGTTCCACACTGTACGCGTCCGGGTACCGCTCCTTCAGACACTGCATATAGGTTTTGATAAACAAAAACGTCAGCCTTTTCCTGTCTTCTGCGTTTCTGCTTTCCAGATATTCCGTTAACTGCCTGGGAACATGCCAGTACCAGATAATCGTATGAATCCTGATATTCAGACCTTTTTCCTGCGCAAACGCATAGACCTTGTCAGCATATGAAAAGTTGAAAAGATGCGTATTGACTTTATCATCGATAAACGCCGGCTGATCCTGATTGAAGTAGATCTCCATCTTCATTTCGTTCTCAGGCGTCACGCTGTCCAGGTACCGGTCAATAAACCGGATGATCTTCTCCATCCTGATATAGTCCAGCTGACGGTAATAGGATGCATCCGGCGGATTTTCAGCAGCCAGATATCTGTCCCTCTTTTCTGCGAAATCATCCTCGTCGCTGGATTTCCAGATCCCGATCAGATCAACGGTCAGATAACTGATGCCGCTTCCGAACATTTTCATATCATGGTACCTCTTTTCCCATGGCTGACAGTGTAATCTTTTTATAACTGTTGGTTTTGTCATCCGGATGTGGCTCCAGGCCGATGATCGTGATGCTGCCTTTATCCGGGCCATAGCACCAGAAGATCCTGCCGGCTTTCGGCGTATCGTTCTCCAGATAGGATTCCCAGACCCTTTGGCCATACCGGGCCGTCAGTGAGGTAATCTCATGCGAGTGGAGCCCGGGATGCCTGGGATTTCCGGATAACAGCGCCATCGTTTTTCCCATTTGCCTGCGCAGTTTTTCTTCTGCTTTCGTGGCGGAACCATTCTGATGCCTGTTTTCCAGCCTGTTCCACAGTTCTTCCATTTCAGGAATACCAAGATGAATCTCAAACATCTTTTACTCCTCAAATTCGGACAGATCAAGGGCGGGTGAAACTTTCCCCTTTTTCATGTTGTCAACAGAGCTGTCCATCATCTTCAGCGTATTGGCGGATACTTCAAAAGGAGTTGTCAGTACCCGCGGCTCCAACACGATCCTCTGATCCGGAAGCACGGAAACATGATAGTACTCATATCCGGCTTCCCTCAGGGTCAGCCTCTTTTTTGAATCCAGCTTGGCGTCATATTCCCGGATTGCTGATTCCATACTTATTCCTCCACAAATAATGTTGTGGGATATCCCACCCAATAATACAGAAAAAAGTGCCGTTTGTCAAT
It encodes the following:
- a CDS encoding GNAT family N-acetyltransferase; protein product: MKDFNSYFESIPELETERLRLTAFTREDMDAYFDILRDPKVQEYLGGGVPVFDKEPHISNWLRNINDRLLKRKIVFTWCIRDKESNRVVGRIDLGGFVKKTAAEISYHLSSDFWGREIATEAVERVTRFGLDELGLARIQGLVRIENQASIRVLEKNGYLREGLLHHYPFGREFHDVVMLAIVR
- a CDS encoding GNAT family N-acetyltransferase; amino-acid sequence: MMIETARLIVRTFREEETEALYRIKTDPQVMEFCPDFLDVDAGPADMQGYIRAFRKIEEDGDTDAWRCYAIENKGTGEVMGALSFCKQNMLHEYDLGWMMIGTYTGKGYASEAAEAFAEDFCRAHGVDYLTVVMDTDNPASRRTAEKSGFRLFEKRTVYDYHYNRYCDDYYYFRRYWSGCTLKDRYYGDSPYYGRSTSDASEESCGRSADHLNGSSA
- a CDS encoding endo-1,4-beta-xylanase; protein product: MKMFGSGISYLTVDLIGIWKSSDEDDFAEKRDRYLAAENPPDASYYRQLDYIRMEKIIRFIDRYLDSVTPENEMKMEIYFNQDQPAFIDDKVNTHLFNFSYADKVYAFAQEKGLNIRIHTIIWYWHVPRQLTEYLESRNAEDRKRLTFLFIKTYMQCLKERYPDAYSVELINEIAADPDEIRILREEGKPVYDVDDEGVRIDDWYKLLGKDYYVEIFRLAREVFGDQIKLFYNDNNEGNREKHIIFKKVISRIKAYEQEHGVRLIDGFGMQCHFWGSENETRQYIEEMFDHCKRLGVELQITEFDVSNHSTKMIQESIFTSFPEVAKQNGIEVFTTWGLNDIVSWLHGEEASLVDSNCDLKSFAMKYIEAFSGKYDREKGAE